In one window of Kitasatospora sp. MMS16-BH015 DNA:
- a CDS encoding DUF4419 domain-containing protein: MGYVIELSLGTDAAADAAAARLAGEIVETGNERFLRALLPGPVEFQQRSVETLLSTAGEDPEPTVSLLLRAMHLAFAAHLPLSLSPDVLWCTVVQEVAVHVRLNQDACAGLFTDTPGERQTVTVRDDRAPEDWGRSIRLVEQPLRELIGEDTATLLLPAFSTTTPADAGAALVALMDVVSPYYRFKWRTLCGIPQIRLTGTAEDWRVLADRIGALQERFTGLHDWLAALGPVLEQMAATAAGQGVDEEFWRSLYKHRSGSGGPSVTGWINAFFAHRYTDEGPEPKEEFGPGTAAEETFPSHVSTVPFEWETPAGTFEMVFLGGVLGLTREDGWLTPRLGHAVAHLLPRPAQLPGRLPEPWTIDTIRLRTATPTARLLDPLGTVTHLGEPLAADLALEVGAFCLVRATDGGWYLGEHAPATGDIECWEYVGPDLDRALHHL; the protein is encoded by the coding sequence ATGGGGTACGTGATCGAGCTATCACTGGGCACCGACGCGGCGGCCGACGCCGCTGCGGCCCGGCTGGCCGGAGAGATCGTCGAGACCGGCAACGAGCGGTTCCTGCGGGCCCTGCTGCCGGGGCCGGTGGAGTTCCAGCAGCGCAGCGTCGAGACGCTGTTGAGCACCGCGGGGGAGGACCCCGAGCCGACGGTCAGCCTGCTGCTGCGCGCGATGCACCTCGCCTTCGCCGCGCACCTGCCGCTCAGTCTCTCGCCCGACGTGCTCTGGTGCACCGTCGTGCAGGAGGTGGCCGTCCACGTCCGGCTGAACCAGGACGCCTGCGCCGGGCTGTTCACCGACACCCCGGGCGAGCGGCAGACCGTGACCGTCCGGGACGACCGGGCTCCGGAGGACTGGGGGCGGTCGATCCGGCTCGTCGAGCAACCCCTGAGGGAGCTGATCGGCGAGGACACCGCCACCCTGCTGCTGCCCGCCTTCTCGACCACCACGCCGGCCGACGCCGGCGCGGCCCTGGTCGCCCTGATGGACGTGGTCAGTCCGTACTACCGGTTCAAGTGGCGCACACTGTGCGGCATTCCGCAGATCCGCCTGACCGGCACCGCCGAGGACTGGCGGGTGCTGGCCGACCGGATCGGCGCGTTGCAGGAGCGCTTCACCGGACTCCACGACTGGCTCGCCGCGCTGGGGCCCGTCCTGGAGCAGATGGCGGCGACGGCGGCCGGGCAGGGAGTGGACGAGGAGTTCTGGCGCTCGCTCTACAAGCACCGGTCCGGCTCCGGTGGGCCCAGCGTGACCGGCTGGATCAACGCCTTCTTCGCCCACCGCTACACGGACGAGGGCCCGGAGCCGAAGGAGGAGTTCGGCCCGGGCACGGCCGCCGAGGAGACCTTCCCCTCGCACGTCTCCACCGTGCCCTTCGAGTGGGAGACCCCGGCCGGCACCTTCGAGATGGTCTTCCTCGGCGGCGTCCTCGGCCTCACCCGCGAGGACGGCTGGCTCACCCCCCGGCTCGGTCACGCGGTGGCCCACCTCCTGCCCCGCCCGGCCCAACTGCCCGGCCGCCTCCCGGAGCCGTGGACGATCGACACCATCCGGCTCCGCACCGCCACCCCGACGGCCCGCCTGCTCGACCCCCTCGGCACCGTGACCCACCTCGGCGAACCCCTGGCCGCCGACCTCGCGCTCGAGGTCGGCGCGTTCTGCCTCGTCCGCGCCACCGACGGCGGCTGGTACCTCGGCGAACACGCCCCCGCCACGGGGGACATCGAGTGCTGGGAGTACGTCGGCCCCGATCTCGACCGCGCCCTGCACCACCTCTGA
- a CDS encoding MFS transporter, which yields MTGTGTSTTSTATVAAPTAAPRTYPSLRAAWIPLAALCLAFFVEMVDNTLLSIALPTIGRDLGSGTTALQWVTGAYSLTFGGLLLTAGSMADRLGRRRVLLVGLAAFGLISLAVLAVSGTGELIALRAGLGIAAAAMAPITNSLVFRLFDDQALRMRAMTVMIIVGMSGFVLGPLLGGTALAHVRWQWLLLVNAPIALIAAIGVRLGVPADRPEDLTKDRLDLPGAVLSVAAIGLACYALTSGVDHGWASAATLASIAGALVAGAAFVRHERRTAAPMLDLKLFRGGTVRGATIAQLGTAIAMAAVMFGLILHFQYAYGWSPVRAGLANLPIIATMLLATPLSEQLAKRCGHRIACLVGAACLAGALAGLAWGVYHGYAVIAVCMVLMTIGLRTVMTICAVALVEAMPENRTSIGTALNDTAQEVGSSIGTAVVGTLIAALVTTQLPAGTWSGALTDSFFHGERITYAVLAVLVGLVTATGALTLTDSRSTEEH from the coding sequence ATGACCGGCACCGGCACCAGTACCACCAGCACCGCCACCGTCGCCGCGCCCACGGCCGCGCCGCGCACCTACCCGTCGCTGCGCGCAGCCTGGATACCGCTGGCCGCGCTCTGCCTGGCCTTCTTCGTCGAGATGGTGGACAACACCCTCCTCTCGATCGCCCTGCCCACCATCGGCCGCGACCTGGGCAGCGGCACCACCGCCCTGCAGTGGGTGACCGGCGCGTACTCGCTGACCTTCGGCGGCCTGCTGCTGACGGCCGGTTCGATGGCCGACCGGCTCGGGCGGCGGCGGGTGCTGCTGGTCGGCCTCGCCGCGTTCGGCCTGATCAGCCTGGCCGTGCTCGCGGTCTCCGGCACGGGCGAGTTGATCGCGCTGCGGGCTGGGCTCGGCATCGCCGCCGCCGCGATGGCGCCGATCACCAACTCGCTGGTCTTCCGGCTCTTCGACGACCAGGCGCTGCGGATGCGCGCGATGACCGTGATGATCATCGTCGGGATGTCCGGCTTCGTGCTCGGCCCGCTGCTGGGCGGCACCGCCCTGGCCCACGTCCGGTGGCAGTGGCTGCTGCTGGTCAACGCCCCGATCGCGCTGATCGCGGCCATCGGCGTGCGCCTCGGCGTCCCCGCCGACCGGCCGGAGGACCTCACCAAGGACCGGCTCGACCTGCCCGGCGCGGTGCTGAGCGTGGCCGCCATCGGCCTGGCCTGCTACGCCCTGACCAGCGGGGTCGACCACGGCTGGGCCTCCGCCGCCACCCTCGCCTCGATCGCCGGGGCCCTGGTCGCGGGGGCGGCCTTCGTCCGGCATGAGCGGCGCACCGCCGCACCCATGCTCGACCTCAAGCTCTTCCGCGGCGGCACCGTCCGGGGCGCCACCATCGCCCAGCTCGGCACGGCCATCGCGATGGCCGCCGTGATGTTCGGCCTGATCCTGCACTTCCAGTACGCCTACGGCTGGAGCCCCGTCCGGGCCGGCCTGGCCAACCTGCCGATCATCGCCACCATGCTGCTGGCCACCCCGCTCTCCGAGCAGCTCGCCAAGCGGTGCGGCCACCGGATCGCCTGCCTGGTCGGCGCGGCCTGCCTGGCCGGCGCGCTGGCCGGCCTCGCCTGGGGCGTCTACCACGGCTACGCCGTGATCGCGGTCTGCATGGTGCTGATGACCATCGGGCTGCGCACCGTGATGACGATCTGCGCCGTCGCCCTGGTCGAGGCGATGCCGGAGAACCGCACCTCCATCGGCACCGCCCTCAACGACACCGCCCAGGAGGTCGGCAGCAGCATCGGCACCGCGGTGGTCGGCACCCTGATCGCCGCCCTGGTCACCACCCAACTCCCCGCCGGCACCTGGAGCGGCGCCCTGACCGACTCCTTCTTCCACGGCGAACGCATCACCTACGCCGTCCTCGCCGTCCTGGTCGGCCTGGTCACGGCCACCGGCGCCCTCACCCTCACCGACTCCCGCAGCACCGAGGAGCACTAG
- a CDS encoding 3-hydroxybutyryl-CoA dehydrogenase — protein sequence MSDIARVGVVGCGLMGSGIAEVFARAGLEVLVSEATGEALELGRTRLTNSLDTAVKRGKLTQELRDEAMSRLSFTTDLADFADRDLVVEAVAEREDIKTQIFQTLDQVVERRDAILASNTSSIPIVKLASATSRPEQVIGLHFFNPAPVQRLVEVVPTLTTSAETTARVEAFAVQVLAKEPIRARDRAGFVVNALLVPYLLSAVRMFESGVATASDIDKGMEAGCAHPMGPLRLCDLIGLDTIVSIADSMYEEFKEPLYAAPPLLSRMVDAGLLGRKSGRGFYDYTATA from the coding sequence GTGAGTGACATCGCGCGCGTCGGAGTGGTGGGCTGCGGCCTCATGGGGTCGGGCATCGCGGAGGTCTTCGCCCGCGCCGGGCTCGAAGTACTGGTCTCGGAGGCCACCGGCGAGGCCCTGGAGCTCGGCCGCACCCGGCTGACCAACTCCCTGGACACCGCCGTCAAGCGCGGCAAGCTGACGCAGGAGCTCCGGGACGAGGCGATGTCCCGCCTCTCCTTCACCACCGACCTGGCCGACTTCGCCGACCGCGACCTGGTGGTCGAGGCCGTCGCGGAGCGCGAGGACATCAAGACCCAGATCTTCCAGACCCTGGACCAGGTGGTCGAGCGCCGGGACGCGATCCTCGCCTCCAACACCTCCTCCATCCCGATCGTGAAGCTGGCCTCCGCCACCTCCCGCCCGGAGCAGGTCATCGGCCTGCACTTCTTCAACCCGGCCCCGGTGCAGCGCCTGGTCGAGGTGGTGCCCACCCTGACCACCTCCGCCGAGACCACCGCCCGGGTCGAGGCCTTCGCCGTCCAGGTGCTCGCCAAGGAGCCGATCCGCGCCCGCGACCGGGCCGGCTTCGTGGTCAACGCGCTGCTGGTGCCGTACCTGCTCTCCGCCGTCCGGATGTTCGAGTCTGGCGTGGCCACCGCCTCCGACATCGACAAGGGCATGGAGGCCGGCTGCGCCCACCCGATGGGCCCGCTGCGCCTGTGCGACCTGATCGGCCTGGACACCATCGTCTCGATCGCCGACTCGATGTATGAAGAATTCAAGGAGCCGCTGTACGCCGCTCCCCCGCTGCTCTCCCGGATGGTCGACGCGGGCCTGCTCGGCCGCAAGTCCGGCCGCGGCTTCTACGACTACACCGCCACGGCCTGA
- a CDS encoding phosphatidylserine/phosphatidylglycerophosphate/cardiolipin synthase family protein gives MPSLSTARRAATAAGALLASAALLASGATAQAASAYSLLVYPDQSHSAVVSFVNTATTSVDMTMYELRDTSVVNALVAKQKAGVKVRVILDAQHTSVNGSAYSTLKAGGVGVTYSSAAYVYTHQKTVTVDAAKSLIQTGNLDSVYYANDRDYGVFDSDTADVAAIERVFAADYAKTAVTPGDGDNLVWSPTDSQSRLLALINGAQHSLDLEQLEFGDSALVDAIVAAEQRGVTVRVVGMNPSSYGTYFDQVTAAGGSVVTYSSSGGLYVHAKVIVADYGTPTAKVFAGSENFSDNSLNHNRELGLIISDSAVLNGIESTFTTDFAGGTPY, from the coding sequence ATGCCCAGCCTCAGCACCGCACGCCGCGCCGCGACCGCCGCCGGCGCCCTGCTCGCCTCGGCCGCCCTGCTCGCCTCCGGCGCCACCGCCCAGGCCGCGAGCGCCTATTCGCTGCTGGTCTACCCGGACCAGAGCCACAGCGCCGTGGTCTCCTTCGTCAACACCGCCACCACCTCGGTGGACATGACGATGTACGAGCTCCGTGACACCAGCGTGGTCAACGCCCTGGTCGCCAAGCAGAAGGCGGGCGTGAAGGTCCGGGTGATCCTGGACGCCCAGCACACCTCGGTCAACGGCTCGGCCTACTCCACCCTCAAGGCCGGCGGGGTCGGGGTCACCTACTCCTCCGCCGCCTACGTCTACACCCACCAGAAGACCGTCACGGTGGACGCCGCCAAGTCCCTGATCCAGACCGGCAACCTGGACTCGGTCTACTACGCCAACGACCGCGACTACGGCGTCTTCGACAGCGACACCGCCGACGTCGCCGCGATCGAGCGGGTCTTCGCCGCCGACTACGCCAAGACCGCCGTCACCCCCGGCGACGGCGACAACCTGGTCTGGTCGCCCACCGACTCCCAGAGCCGCCTGCTCGCCCTGATCAACGGCGCCCAGCACTCCCTCGACCTGGAGCAGCTGGAGTTCGGCGACTCCGCCCTGGTCGACGCGATCGTGGCCGCCGAGCAGCGCGGCGTCACCGTCCGCGTGGTCGGCATGAACCCGAGCAGCTACGGCACCTACTTCGACCAGGTCACCGCCGCCGGCGGTTCGGTGGTCACCTACTCCTCCTCCGGCGGCCTCTACGTGCACGCCAAGGTGATCGTCGCCGACTACGGCACCCCCACCGCCAAGGTCTTCGCGGGCTCGGAGAACTTCTCCGACAACTCCCTCAACCACAACCGCGAACTCGGCCTGATCATCAGCGACTCCGCGGTCCTCAACGGCATCGAATCCACCTTCACCACCGACTTCGCGGGCGGCACCCCGTACTAG
- a CDS encoding flavodoxin family protein — MSRSFLFLLGSARADGNTELLARAAAEQLPAGTEQRWLRLAELDLPDFTDGRHAPAHTPLAGDEGLLHEATLAATDLVIASPLYWYSVSAHTKRYLDYWSKWLRTPDPEFKAKMGGHTLWGVTAMAHAEPEAARPLELTLLQSAAYLGMRYGGVLLGTANRPGQITEDEAALARAKTFFAAEPPLARFPFREA, encoded by the coding sequence ATGTCGCGCTCCTTCCTCTTCCTGCTGGGCAGCGCCCGCGCGGACGGCAACACCGAGCTGCTCGCCCGGGCCGCCGCCGAGCAGCTGCCCGCCGGCACCGAGCAGCGCTGGCTGCGGCTGGCCGAGCTCGACCTGCCGGACTTCACGGACGGCCGGCACGCCCCCGCGCACACCCCGCTCGCCGGTGACGAGGGCCTGCTGCACGAGGCCACGCTGGCCGCGACCGACCTGGTGATCGCCTCGCCGCTCTACTGGTACTCGGTCTCGGCGCACACCAAGCGCTACCTGGACTACTGGTCCAAGTGGCTGCGCACGCCCGACCCGGAGTTCAAGGCCAAGATGGGCGGGCACACCCTCTGGGGCGTCACCGCGATGGCCCACGCCGAGCCGGAGGCGGCCCGGCCGCTGGAGCTGACGCTCCTGCAGTCGGCCGCCTACCTCGGCATGCGGTACGGCGGCGTACTGCTCGGCACGGCCAACCGGCCGGGCCAGATCACCGAGGACGAGGCGGCGCTGGCCCGCGCCAAGACCTTCTTCGCGGCCGAGCCGCCCCTGGCCCGCTTCCCCTTCCGGGAGGCGTAA